One window from the genome of Crassostrea angulata isolate pt1a10 chromosome 2, ASM2561291v2, whole genome shotgun sequence encodes:
- the LOC128171491 gene encoding serine-rich adhesin for platelets-like: protein MIRFKSKSIVLAIAVASYLATVTDARGRLLEPTQRSSLWRRGFKSPINRDDDGLNCGGYWHQWQMNSGKCGVCGDPYDVSPRHNEVGGKFANGIVSRYYSTNDTFINVIVEVKKNMRGYFEFRLCPEVSESVPVTHACLDKYHLEIEGHGKQFEAVHRGMNHLQIRLPVGVACERCVLQWKWHTALNWGKCEDGSSRTGCGPQEEYYNCADIAILPPETILKKNLNSATQGKQTSGTAFRYLKTDPSLEPIVPIFDFNERNARTSNKVANEEVQIRKDVEPAFPSVSIGKVPKPKGIMLPYLGEGAKTADQNIAESASKMTDTKEKINPTDLLNRFQSSSEFTDKILSRTKRTTPVTPNPVTRAHNSFSLKKSTVSFSGSNANSNVGRLGSMKGQTGLISPPLSANVETESQPVVGQSSFSSSSSLSSSSSSSSSSSSFSSSGMSHSSPLTSVKWSASSGITGSESSLSGIDSSVPITSGLASQVQPSVKDGKTVHSVSFVVNNTHSGIDKKPHSAVSLALQKLKKLVTYVKEGGNAETIQTVQVTNTPSGGIKKVIRTEIRKKNQGVTPPGFLSGNQGGLQISARDLLNGRTSSSKMSSFSGSVGVPVKKIVESTKVNVNQQVNQQVHSNSMPPSIMESSNIDVAQQVKQQVHSNSMPPSISIEITNTSVSKRVSSNGHQKADIEMKTEKQTNAADVLITSQSETKTVEHIRTENQNQRPVEPTQEVVPSSERKTQSFENEMVISNPETISSSKTQSTVISNVQAIMSNNPKSSSDSGIFVVKQISKPNPRPSFRQTVVIPSSNNDNYAVPSSMSGPSLTIAGGSLSSRPADLGYNKMSQVSESEARESFLRTQKISSGQNNKAAVSITAETKIKEPTPVSVVKSEVVSMTKKQEITQNGKDVLEARNIEIANEDMNRKNLADRQQGRVEIRTSNSFSPNKESKNSFSVRHDVSNINRDFQQRKERLNTEKVFQNVKSEAIEKILREKQEKTPSRKIAHKLASDSQQVRPDTRRTESVVVNTTNINEMNVEPTSSSVSSFSSSSSSSSSSSFSVSNNSQTDLKTDSTMGIETGNWQAMPNQNSLKIETTNTLIENTNVQRENTNPEPQPPVPTKKLEVITIMPDEISTPSTVLEIKSSNNIVQETSSPTPERPVGIFSTTLPPQIPPSTLPPEGGSHNKDQLISSPILIKGSINIGGAGGTQWGISNGLDTAPQGQNLIVDGLNQGLGLQYGMNDPSYQINFNLPTDVQQNMASTSWMDSSVSNTNLDSLFIDQPTSMNSQSSFVDMSNNAGEQFLAAGPVESIPLPPGETVNADFQNSASFVPYDGNMMTGGFDQFSTGSAAVDASFVHESNFANVGQGSVLSSNFAGQGLSSGFDTGIIPSGMDHTLLRMSDTTAFEVGPVLSAGGQVAHDSAFGLGFVTSLPETSPPPTTTTTTTTTTTEQPTTTTPTTTTTTTTTTTTEPTTTTKATTTTTEATTTTTEPATTQAPTTTTSTLRPTTSTSTTQRPTTTTTRVTTTTTTQAPTTTTRTTTTAAPTTQKTTTEVVTTPVPTAVDYGLDLSVSQTSSLSSSVHSKSQVETVNTQKSDSYTVISGDRAPLSLTPPPDPVIKQVVVTNTENVEMGEQPIPQLKAASAQSQSLNQNSIDGKSSKITSIESTKSEISVNAQQTGSDVAMDTAEKSTVDTQVSGTSETMASLKTSGTSGQTNTMKEASKSVAIDATVPGRGDISSNSDLTAQTSSTNTETKVDTQTEKTQGRQDPNAILANMFKALTDIMLKVQMGGAQTFPYSTDQSKKIDMTSSMDGAPSATTLEKANQVDSVSSSSSSSTSSMNMESKSVSASEVVQSDVKKDKIVNTKTKTASKNTMSEQSAGVPNIITTDAPLATQQPPQTEAPVVENAYVDTGVQSSSGDTSSFAISGGSVMDMGNMAIDGQMVDPGMIDATGLGNTAPEWGTGGMTGNVDLMMDTSNLATGANNAWDTTYMFDNTATGGLDMGVGASGSNWDAAFVDSTQPIVDPAVTANAGASWDAAYNIDNTGLSSASSSSSSSVSASSSSSMSSSSIGQSTSTKQVQMTSSSGKEVRVEQPSRPVIQPLTPRPTLPPTTRAPLPPTTQAPPPTTRRPTTTTQATTPWDASFVNLQSLSGFQVSGGGSNQNMAGGSVSSGGQNSFNRFDQLNTMSVSNNFNNNVDISKTMKTDTSNTFNTFGSTNSLQSGDLGSLTIGQSNMNMQSGSSSNFASIIPTESSQAAWGLGVDASANRGTFQNTQTNFNTQTMNNNMMNNINMMNNNNIMNNNNKWNSFLEVGTSRFDIPVNVPPPTTTTMAPTTTTPIPTEPPVIIDVNDLTPESVDPISRNVMLSMIKSMGQNQQTIMTLLYATGADFLRSMNINPAHLKGSVSTAVLNILPELRRFLRLPRRRSFPRDPYIVGKGYRSEIQRRQEQQRQQQYSHYDTNHTNSATNQHYQPPPPPTTPDPVQRAVESAMSKQLITMLGLAPEPPDPPAGGRRGRGQRGGGGGWGGGGGGGGGGGWGATADPWNVAGGGADPWATGGGAGGGGAAADPWAQPGPDPWGAPGGGGGGGGGGGGRRMSRQWQEVLGLIPEPGDVPPGQRGGAGGGGGGGGWGGGGGGWGGGGGGWGGGGGRRGGGGFGELGRLAGMMMDPAEAAELGLGPGGPRGGGGGGGGGGGRRRGPASRGRVLHEIAEAFGF, encoded by the exons ATGATTCGATTTAAGTCCAAAAG TATAGTACTCGCCATTGCAGTAGCTTCATATCTAGCGACAGTTACCGACGCTAGAGGTCGTCTCTTAGAGCCAACTCAGAGGTCATCACTTTGGCGACGGGGTTTCAAAAGTCCAATCAACCGTGACGATGATGGTTTAAACTGTGGAGGCTATTGG CATCAATGGCAGATGAATTCAGGCAAATGTGGGGTGTGTGGTGACCCGTATGACGTTTCACCTCGCCATAACGAGGTTGGCGGGAAATTTGCCAACGGAATTGTTTCCCGTTATTATAGTACAAACGACACTTTTATAAACGTTATAGTGGAAGTTAAAAAGAACATGAGGGGATACTTTGAATTCCGTTTGTGTCCCGAAGTGTCAGAATCAGTTCCGGTGACGCATGCGTGTTTGGATAAGTACCATTTAGAGATTGAGGGCCATGGCAAACAATTTGAGGCGGTTCATCGTGGGATGAATCACCTCCAGATCCGACTTCCGGTGGGCGTCGCTTGTGAGCGCTGTGTTCTACAGTGGAAATGGCACACAG CGCTGAACTGGGGTAAATGTGAAGACGGCTCGAGCCGTACAGGATGTGGGCCACAGGAGGAATATTATAACTGCGCTGACATCGCTATTCTTCCCCCAGAAACGATTCTGAAGAAAAATTTGAACTCTGCCACCCAAGGAAAGCAAACATCAGGCACAGCATTTCGGTATTTGAAAACAGACCCATCGCTGGAGCCCATTGTTCcaatttttgattttaacgAGAGAAATGCCCGGACGTCCAACAAAGTAGCCAACGAAGAAGTGCAGATCAGGAAAGATGTGGAACCCGCTTTTCCAAGCGTATCAATAGGAAAGGTTCCAAAACCAAAAGGCATCATGTTGCCCTATCTTGGAGAGGGTGCGAAGACAGCTGACCAGAACATCGCTGAGAGTGCCAGCAAGATGACGGATACAAAGGAAAAGATCAACCCAACAGATCTGTTAAATCGGTTTCAGTCCTCATCTGAATTCACTGATAAGATTTTATCTCGCACGAAGCGGACTACCCCGGTAACACCGAATCCCGTTACACGAGCACACAACAGTTTCTCTCTCAAGAAAAGCACAGTGAGCTTCTCGGGTTCTAATGCCAACTCAAACGTGGGTCGTCTTGGATCCATGAAGGGTCAAACTGGCCTCATTTCACCACCACTTTCCGCAAACGTAGAAACTGAGTCCCAGCCAGTCGTTGGACAATCCTCTTTCTCATCATCGTCATCTTTATCATCGTCGTCTTCctcatcatcatcttcatcttcTTTCTCATCTTCTGGAATGTCACACAGCTCTCCTCTTACGTCGGTTAAATGGTCAGCTTCGTCTGGAATCACTGGTTCCGAGTCTTCACTGTCGGGGATCGATAGCTCAGTACCCATCACTAGTGGACTGGCATCACAAGTTCAACCGTCTGTCAAAGATGGTAAAACAGTCCATTCTGTGTCTTTTGTCGTCAATAACACCCATAGTGGAATAGACAAGAAACCCCACTCTGCTGTTTCCCTGGCGTTACAGAAACTGAAGAAGTTGGTAACCTATGTAAAAGAGGGTGGCAACGCGGAAACCATTCAGACCGTCCAAGTTACAAATACACCCAGCGGTGGAATTAAAAAGGTTATACGGACTGAGATTAGAAAGAAAAACCAAGGTGTTACTCCGCCAGGCTTTCTGAGTGGAAATCAGGGAGGCCTTCAAATTTCAGcaagggacctcttgaatggaAGAACATCATCAAGTAAAATGTCTTCTTTTAGCGGTTCTGTAGGGgtaccagtaaaaaaaatagtggAGTCAACCAAGGTCAACGTTAACCAGCAAGTTAACCAACAAGTCCACTCAAACAGCATGCCGCCATCTATAATGGAGTCATCCAATATCGATGTTGCCCAGCAAGTCAAGCAACAAGTCCACTCAAACAGCATGCCGCCATCAATTTCCATTGAGATCACAAATACTTCTGTTTCCAAACGAGTATCTTCAAACGGACATCAGAAAGCTGATATTGAGATGAAAACTGAGAAACAAACAAATGCAGCAGATGTCTTAATAACGTCACAATCTGAAACTAAGACTGTTGAACACATCCGGACAGAAAACCAAAATCAGAGACCAGTCGAGCCTACACAAGAAGTAGTTCCTTCATCTGAGAGGAAAACACAATCCTTTGAAAACGAAATGGTTATATCAAATCCAGAGACTATCTCTTCTTCAAAAACCCAATCGACTGTTATATCTAATGTACAAGCAATTATGTCTAACAACCCAAAGTCATCGAGCGATTCAGGAATATTTGTAGTGAAACAGATTTCAAAACCGAACCCTCGACCATCCTTCCGCCAAACTGTTGTTATTCCAAGCAGCAATAATGACAATTATGCTGTTCCTTCCTCTATGTCTGGGCCTTCTCTCACGATCGCCGGCGGGTCCCTCTCTAGTCGTCCAGCTGACCTGGGGTATAACAAAATGTCACAGGTGTCAGAGTCTGAGGCTAGAGAGTCATTCTTAAGGACACAGAAGATTTCATCAGGACAAAACAACAAAGCGGCTGTATCAATCACAGCAGAAACTAAGATAAAGGAACCTACACCAGTTTCAGTTGTCAAATCTGAAGTAGTTTCCATGACCAAAAAGCAAGAAATAACCCAAAATGGAAAAGATGTCTTAGaagcaagaaatattgaaattgcTAACGAGGATATGAACAGGAAAAATTTAGCTGACAGACAACAAGGAAGAGTAGAAATCAGAACCAGTAATAGCTTTTCACCAAATAAGgaatcaaaaaattcattttcagtCAGACATGATGTATCTAACATAAATCGTGATTTTCAACAAAGAAAAGAACGACTGAATACAGAaaaagtcttccaaaatgtcaAATCCGAAGCTATTGAAAAGATTCTTCGTGAGAAACAAGAGAAAACCCCTTCCAGAAAAATTGCTCACAAACTGGCATCTGATTCACAACAAGTACGGCCTGATACACGAAGAACAGAGTCCGTTGTAGTGAATACAACAAATATCAACGAAATGAATGTAGAACCAACCTCATCATCTGTATCTTCATTTTCTTCGTCCTCATCTTCGTCTTCATCTTCGTCTTTTTCAGTTTCGAATAATTCTCAGACTGATTTGAAAACAGATTCTACCATGGGAATAGAAACAGGGAATTGGCAAGCAATGCCGAATCAAAACAGTCTTAAAATTGAAACCACAAATACGTTGATAGAAAACACAAATGTTCAGAGAGAAAATACAAACCCAGAACCACAACCACCAGTACCAACAAAGAAGTTGGAAGTCATAACAATTATGCCAGATGAGATTTCGACTCCTTCTACTGTTTTGGAGATCAAATCATCGAACAACATTGTACAAGAAACATCATCGCCAACTCCAGAACGACCGGTTGGGATTTTCAGCACAACTCTTCCACCACAAATTCCTCCTAGCACTCTTCCACCCGAAGGAGGATCACACAACAAGGATCAGCTTATATCAAGCCCAATCCTTATTAAAGGAAGCATCAATATCGGCGGGGCAGGAGGAACTCAATGGGGGATCTCCAATGGCCTTGACACTGCTCCACAAGGTCAGAACTTAATCGTTGACGGTCTAAATCAGGGACTTGGACTTCAGTATGGAATGAATGATCCATCGTATCAGATTAATTTCAACTTACCAACTGACGTTCAGCAAAACATGGCGTCCACTAGCTGGATGGACTCTTCTGTTTCCAATACCAATCTAGATTCGTTATTTATTGATCAGCCTACTTCAATGAATTCTCAGTCTTCTTTCGTTGACATGTCAAATAATGCAGGTGAACAGTTTTTGGCGGCTGGACCAGTCGAATCTATACCTTTACCTCCCGGAGAAACCGTAAATgccgattttcaaaattctgCATCTTTCGTACCTTACGACGGTAATATGATGACTGGGGGATTTGATCAATTTAGCACAGGATCTGCCGCAGTTGACGCCAGCTTTGTACATGAATCCAACTTTGCTAATGTTGGGCAAGGATCTGTTTTGTCGTCTAACTTTGCTGGGCAGGGACTATCATCTGGATTTGACACCGGAATTATTCCTAGTGGAATGGATCATACACTTTTGCGAATGTCCGATACTACTGCTTTTGAAGTTGGCCCGGTTCTTTCGGCAGGCGGACAGGTGGCACATGACAGTGCATTTGGACTTGGTTTTGTAACATCATTACCGGAAACATCTCCACCACCTActacgacgacgacgacgacaacaacaacaacagaacaaccaacaacaacaacaccaactactactactactactactactactactaccacaGAACCAACAACCACGACGAAAGCAACAACCACAACAACTGAAGCAACAACCACAACAACGGAACCAGCTACAACACAAGCACCAACTACTACAACCTCAACACTACGACCTACAACTAGTACTAGTACAACCCAGAGACCAACTACAACAACAACTAGGGTGactacaacaacgacaacaCAGGCGCCAACTACTACGACTAGAACTACAACGACTGCAGCCCCAACTACACAAAAGACAACAACAGAAGTTGTAACAACACCAGTGCCAACAGCAGTTGATTATGGTCTTGATCTATCAGTATCGCAGACATCATCGTTGTCCTCGTCAGTGCATTCCAAATCACAAGTGGAGACTGTCAATACACAAAAATCAGACTCGTATACTGTAATATCAGGTGATAGAGCTCCACTGAGTTTAACTCCGCCTCCTGATCCTGTTATAAAACAAGTGGTGGTAACAAATACTGAGAACGTTGAAATGGGTGAACAACCAATCCCACAATTGAAAGCGGCCTCAGCCCAGTCCCAATCTTTGAATCAAAATAGCATTGATGGAAAATCATCAAAGATTACCTCGATTGAAAGCACAAAATCAGAAATCTCGGTGAACGCACAACAAACCGGCAGCGACGTTGCTATGGACACCGCCGAAAAGAGCACTGTAGATACCCAGGTTTCAGGAACCAGTGAAACAATGGCGTCTTTGAAAACCAGTGGGACAAGTGGACAAACAAACACAATGAAAGAGGCGTCAAAGTCCGTGGCAATCGATGCAACAGTTCCAGGCAGAGGGGACATTAGTTCAAATTCAGACCTCACGGCCCAAACTTCTTCCACTAATACAGAAACTAAAGTAGACACACAGACTGAAAAAACACAGGGTAGACAAGATCCAAATGCTATTTTAGCTAATATGTTCAAGGCACTTACCGATATAATGCTTAAAGTTCAAATGGGTGGCGCCCAAACATTCCCATATTCAACAGATCAAAGCAAGAAAATCGACATGACAAGCTCAATGGATGGGGCTCCTTCCGCTACCACATTAGAAAAAGCAAACCAAGTGGATTCAGTTAGTTCCTCTTCAAGTTCCTCAACAAGCTCGATGAATATGGAATCTAAATCCGTATCAGCAAGTGAAGTTGTGCAGAGTGATGTAAAGAAGGATAAAATTGTTAACACCAAAACAAAAACTGCGAGCAAGAATACAATGTCTGAACAGTCTGCAGGAGTGCCAAACATTATAACAACTGATGCGCCCTTGGCTACCCAGCAACCCCCACAAACAGAGGCGCCAGTGGTGGAGAATGCCTATGTTGATACTGGTGTCCAGTCTTCTTCTGGTGACACGTCATCATTTGCCATTTCAGGTGGCTCTGTAATGGACATGGGAAACATGGCAATAGATGGACAAATGGTAGACCCAGGCATGATTGATGCAACAGGTCTTGGAAACACAGCGCCAGAATGGGGAACCGGTGGGATGACAGGCAATGTTGATTTAATGATGGACACTTCTAACCTAGCTACTGGAGCCAACAACGCGTGGGATACCACATACATGTTTGATAATACTGCCACTGGTGGACTTGACATGGGAGTTGGGGCGTCTGGCTCTAACTGGGATGCAGCATTCGTAGACTCAACACAACCAATAGTTGATCCAGCAGTTACTGCAAATGCAGGTGCATCTTGGGACGCTGCCTACAACATAGACAATACAGGATTGTCATCGGCATCCTCCAGCTCTTCATCATCTGTCTCTGCTTCATCTTCATCATCTATGTCGTCATCCAGTATCGGGCAATCAACATCCACAAAGCAAGTTCAAATGACCAGTTCTTCGGGAAAAGAAGTTCGAGTTGAGCAACCTTCAAGGCCAGTTATTCAGCCTCTGACACCTCGTCCTACCCTCCCTCCTACAACAAGAGCTCCATTGCCACCAACCACGCAAGCACCACCGCCAACCACACGGCGACCTACCACTACCACACAAGCTACCACACCGTGGGACGCCTCTTTCGTTAACCTTCAGTCATTATCGGGCTTCCAGGTTTCTGGTGGCGGATCTAATCAGAATATGGCTGGTGGAAGTGTTTCCTCTGGAGGTCAGAACTCATTCAACAGGTTTGATCAATTGAATACAATGAGTGTTTCTAATAATTTCAACAACAATGTTGATATTTCAAAGACAATGAAGACAGATACTTCCAACACATTTAACACTTTCGGATCCACGAATTCCCTTCAATCTGGCGATTTAGGGTCTTTAACAATTGGCCAATCGAATATGAATATGCAATCAGGCTCTTCATCAAACTTTGCTTCCATCATACCTACCGAATCTAGCCAAGCTGCCTGGGGTTTGGGTGTAGACGCCTCAGCAAACAGGGGTACCTTTCAGAACACACAGACCAACTTTAATACCCAGACAATGAACAATAACATGATGAACAACATCAACATGATGAACAACAACAACATTatgaacaacaacaacaaatggAACAGCTTCTTAGAGGTCGGGACGTCTAGGTTCGATATTCCAGTTAATGTGCCGCCTCCCACCACAACAACAATGGCGCCGACGACGACCACGCCCATCCCGACAGAGCCGCCCGTCATTATTGACGTCAACGACCTGACGCCGGAATCCGTCGATCCTATATCAAG AAACGTGATGCTGAGCATGATCAAATCAATGGGCCAAAATCAACAGACAATCATGACCCTCCTGTACGCCACAGGCGCCGATTTCCTGCGATCCATGAATATTAACCCCGCCCATCTCAAGGGCTCCGTCAGTACAGCTGTACTTAACATATTACCTGAGCTGAGAAGGTTCCTTCGACTCCCAAGGAGACGTAGCTTCCCTCGAGATCCATACATAGTCGGCAAAGGTTACCGCAGCGAGATCCAAAGGCGACAGGAGCAACAAAGACAGCAACAGTATTCGCATTACGATACAAACCACACAAATAGCGCCACCAATCAACACTATCAACCACCGCCACCACCAACTACTCCTGATCCCGTCCAACGAGCGGTGGAGTCCGCCATGAGCAAGCAGCTGATCACCATGCTAGGTTTGGCACCAGAGCCCCCAGATCCGCCAGCAGGTGGAAGACGAGGCAGAGGTCAACGTGGCGGCGGTGGTGGATGGGGCGGTGGAGGAGGAGGAGGCGGCGGCGGCGGATGGGGTGCCACTGCAGATCCTTGGAATGTAGCAGGTGGTGGTGCAGATCCTTGGGCGACTGGTGGAGGAGCGGGCGGTGGTGGAGCAGCAGCAGATCCATGGGCACAGCCTGGACCTGATCCATGGGGAGCACCGGGCGGTGGTGGCGGCGGCGGCGGCGGCGGTGGGGGAAGAAGAATGTCTCGACAATGGCAAGAGGTGCTAGGTCTGATCCCTGAGCCCGGTGATGTTCCTCCCGGACAGCGAGGTGGAGCCGGCGGCGGCGGCGGCGGAGGCGGTTGGGGTGGAGGCGGCGGAGGCTGGGGAGGCGGTGGCGGTGGATGGGGAGGCGGTGGTGGTAGAAGAGGCGGCGGTGGTTTTGGAGAGCTAGGCAGACTGGCAGGAATGATGATGGATCCTGCCGAAGCAGCTGAGCTTGGTCTTGGTCCTGGTGGACCCCGAGGCGGCGGCGGCGgcggaggaggaggaggaggaagaagGCGTGGTCCTGCCAGTAGAGGGCGTGTCTTACATGAAATTGCTGAAGCCTTCGggttttaa
- the LOC128171532 gene encoding uncharacterized protein LOC128171532 yields the protein MLSKILWVLISAFLSLGICTQKRALPDPKAFNGMMAAMSLPTMQQENFQKMCLQSIPTQVLLQEIYSRMGREDSMSKSLPDPVDQDLDRASQEDNIMAQKRGGRHKISGFYSNW from the exons atgCTGTCAAAAATTCTGTGGGTGTTGATTTCTGCCTTCCTCTCATTGG GTATCTGTACACAGAAAAGAGCGCTCCCAGATCCCAAGGCGTTCAACGGAATGATGGCGGCCATGTCTTTACCCACAATGCAACaggaaaatttccaaaaaatgtgTTTACAAA GTATACCAACACAAGTTTTACTTCAAGAGATATACTCTCGTATGGGACGAGAAGACTC AATGAGCAAATCACTTCCGGATCCGGTTGACCAGGACCTAGACAGAGCATCACAGGAAGACAACATTATGGCACAGAAACGCGGCGGTAGACATAAGATTTCCGGATTCTACAGCAACTGGTAG